Proteins from one Coffea arabica cultivar ET-39 chromosome 8c, Coffea Arabica ET-39 HiFi, whole genome shotgun sequence genomic window:
- the LOC113706228 gene encoding endoglucanase 9-like produces the protein MSYVVGYGIKYPLHVHHRGASIPHNGIKYSCTGGWKWRDTPKANPNTIVGALVAGPDENDGFKDNRRMMNYTEPRLAGNAGLVGALVALSGDGSIRINKSSMFSFVPAAKFPPPPPPPTPWIH, from the coding sequence ATGAGCTATGTTGTTGGTTACGGCATTAAATATCCTTTGCATGTCCATCATAGAGGTGCATCCATCCCTCATAACGGCATTAAGTACAGTTGCACTGGAGGATGGAAATGGAGGGATACACCAAAGGCAAATCCAAATACCATTGTTGGAGCTCTGGTGGCAGGTCCTGACGAGAATGATGGCTTTAAGGACAACCGGAGGATGATGAACTACACGGAGCCCAGACTGGCAGGGAATGCTGGTTTGGTTGGTGCTCTTGTTGCCCTATCAGGTGATGGGAGCATACGAATCAACAAAAGTAGTATGTTCTCATTTGTGCCAGCAGCAAAGTTTCCACCTCCACCACCGCCCCCAACTCCTTGGATCCACTAA